In Phalacrocorax aristotelis chromosome 25, bGulAri2.1, whole genome shotgun sequence, the following proteins share a genomic window:
- the ARHGEF11 gene encoding rho guanine nucleotide exchange factor 11 isoform X7, protein MSVRPPQALDSRPGSKRQPHLPRLSSLSSLGDSSSERRSPGHHRQPSDSSETTGLVQRCVIIQKDQHGFGFTVSGDRVVLVQSVRPGGAAMRAGVQEGDRIVKVNGTMVTNSSHLEVVKLIKSGAYVALTLLGSPPPSVGLSSSQQDVSVAGAPRITPACPPPPPPPPLPPPQRITDPKPLQDPEVQKHATQILRNMLRQEEAELQRFYEAYSRNPATEVEEQIEGARRRVSQLQLKILQETGGSMDSGRLCSDSSLAGFRVMEGRLSLDSQDGDSGLESGTERFPSVNEQISLNRNSVFSDHGLDSPRTSPVITARLFQHHRRQGSDTAFAPSVEQGLDRTGRPLIIGPEEDCDPGYFNNECDSLFQDLGKLKSRPAHLGVFLRYIFSQADPSPLLFYLCTDVCQQTTAKDSRVLGKDIWNIFLDRNAPLRVKVSEQLLAEIETRLRNGDDVRAALFEAQEMVMPEIQEQIQDYRTKRTMGLGSLYGENDLLDLDGDPQKERQVAEKQLAQLGDILSKYEEDRSSPMAFALSTYMNHTGIRSREPRVAGTSEKAQSLPDREKWLPFFPKTKKSSGTKKDKDAMEDKKRNPILKYIGKPKISQSTFHVPLSPVEAVKPGNVRNIIQHFENNQHYESQEPGTQRLSTGSFPEDLLESDGSRAEVKLGRSESLKGREEMKKSRKAENVPRSRSDVDMDAAAEATRLHQSASSSASSLSTRSLENPTPPYTPKMGRRSIESPNLGFGVDPFLPHLLEDEQGQLSDLEPELDSQNWQHMVSRELVANLPQKEIDRQEVINELFATEGSHLRILRVLDLLFYQRMKKESLLSREELALLFPNLPDLIEIHNSLSESMKKLREEGPIIKEIGDLMLSRFDGLAKKEIQEVAADFCSYQSIALELIKTKQRKETRFQIFMQEAESNPQCRRLQLKDLIISEMQRLTKYPLLLENIIKHTEAGTAEHDKLCRARDQCRDILKYVNEAVKRAENRHRLEGYQKRLDATSLERTSNPLAAEFKSLDLTSRRMIHEGPLTWRISKDKTVDVHVLLLEDLLVLLQKQDEKLVLKCHSKTALGSSDNKQTFSPVLKLNSVLIRSVATDKRALFIICTSELGPQIYELVALTSSEKNTWMELLEEAVQSATRNATFPPKRRTPEPTRTAPSGLVLQDPDVSPILSRGASSGAEAEDGSSADDNPPILLGREKPPALLEEPVNSEVEEGEEELPAAPLPVGSGVEAADTLPDEQPGPPTRLPLPEPVGAEGLAEAALEDVENLRLLILRRLLPCRDAEPEDDLTPTPSVIGGAGQAWDAVLSSQESAPQEVLPEPPSAAEDTKPPSSREEPEDPQPAAEGPSSYKVVRKGNYFYVSMPTGLPQPPAPAPAPPPSPPRGSPQEAPTQPSPAEGSPDPPASLRDVDLIFRTIEQLTLKLNRLKAVETAHRELLRSLGRSSSADATPPGGSAPETDGWSRRPPSPDSDSPLTHALRSLQGPATNTPGSRAPLAEDPARDTGL, encoded by the exons ATGAGCGTGCGGCCTCCGCAGGCCCTCGACAG CCGACCGGGCAGCAAGAGGCAGCCTCACCTGCCCAG gttAAGCAGCCTGTCTTCCCTGGGTGATTCGTCTTCAGAGCGGAGGTCTCCTGGTCACCACCGCCAGCCCTCCGACTCCTCTGAAACCACAG gtcTGGTCCAGCGCTGCGTCATCATCCAGAAGGACCAGCATGGCTTCGGCTTCACCGTCAGCGGGGACCGCGTCGTCCTGGTGCAGTCGGTGCGGCCAG GGGGGGCAGCCATGAGAGCCGGGGTGCAGGAGGGGGACCGGATAGTGAAG gtGAACGGCACGATGGTGACCAACAGCTCGCACCTCGAAGTGGTGAAGTTAATCAAGT CCGGTGCTTACGTCGCTCTGACCCTCCTGGGCTCTCCCCCTCCTTCAGTGGGGCTCTCCAGTTCTCAGCAAGACGTCAGCGTGGCAGGGGCTCCCCGCATCACCCCCGCGTgtcccccgccgcctcccccacCGCCGCTCCCTCCACCACAGCGCATCACCGACCCCAAACCCCTGCAG GACCCCGAAGTCCAGAAGCACGCGACGCAGATTCTCCGCAACATGCTgcggcaggaggaggcagagttACAG CGCTTCTACGAGGCATACAGCCGAAACCCTGCCACCGAGGTGGAGGAGCAGATCGAGGGAGCGCGCCGGAGGGTCAGCCAGCTGCAGCTCAAAATCCTCCAGGAGACTGGGGGCTCCATG GATTCAGGGCGGCTCTGCAGCGACTCCAGCTTGGCTGGTTTCAGGGTGATGGAAG gtcgCCTCTCCCTGGACTCGCAGGACGGCGACAGCGGGTTGGAGTCTGGGACGGAACGGTTCCCCTCCGTGAACGAG CAGATCTCCCTGAACCGCAACTCCGTCTTCTCTGACCACGGCCTGGACAGCCCACGAACCTCCCCGGTCATCACCGCCCGCCTCTTCCAGCACCATCGCCGGCAGGGCTCCGACACCGCCTTCGCCCCCAGTGTCgagcag GGGTTGGACCGGACAGGACGACCCCTCATCATCGGGCCGGAGGAGGATTGCGACCCAGGATATTTCAATAACGAG TGCGACTCCCTCTTCCAGGACCTGGGCAAGCTGAAATCCCGGCCGGCGCATCTCGGGGTGTTCTTGCGCTACATCTTCTCCCAGGCAGATCCCAGCCCGCTG CTCTTCTACTTATGCACGGACGTTTGCCAGCAGACGACTGCCAAGGATTCACGGGTCTTGGGGAAGGACATCTGGAACATCTTCTTGGACAGGAACGCG cctctccgCGTGAAAGTGTctgagcagctcctggctgAGATCG AGACCCGCCTGCGGAATGGGGACGATGTCCGAGCCGCCCTCTTTGAAGCTCAGGAGATGGTGATGCCCGAGATACAGGAGCAGATCCAGGACTACAG AACAAAGCGCACCATGGGCCTGGGGAGTCTCTATGGGGAGAACGACCTCTTGGACCTGGACGGGGACCCCCAGAAGGAGCGGCAAGTGGCTGAGAAGCAGCTGGCCCAGCTGGGCGACATACT gTCAAAATATGAAGAGGACAGGAG ctCCCCCATGGCCTTTGCCCTCAGCACGTATATGAACCACACAGGCATCCGCAGCCGGGAGCCCCGGGTGGCCGGCACCAGCGAGAAGGCCCAGTCCCTCCCGGACAGGGAAAAGTGGCTGCCCTTCTTCCCCAAGACCAAGAAG AGCAGCGGCACGAAGAAGGACAAGGATGCCATGGAAGACAAGAAGCGCAACCCCATCCTCAAGTACATTGGGAAGCCCAAAATCTCCCAGAGCA catttCATGTCCCTTTGTCCCCTGTTGAAG CAGTCAAACCCGGCAATGTGAGGAATATCATCCAGCACTTTGAGAACAACCAGCATTACGAGAGCCAGGAGCCCGGCACCCAGCGTCTTTCCACCGGCAGCTTCCCCGAGGACCTGCTGGAGTCGGACGG TTCCCGCGCTGAGGTCAAGCTGGGCCGCTCAGAAAGCTTGAAAGGCCGGGAGGAGATGAAGAAATCCCGGAAAGCAGAAAACGTGCCTCGGTCCCGTAGCGACGTGGACATGGATGCCGCAGCCGAGGCCACGAGGCTTCACCAGTCGGCATCATCTTCtgcttccagcctgtccacaag GTCACTGGAAAACCCCACCCCGCCGTACACGCCGAAGATGGGACGCAG GAGCATCGAGTCGCCCAACCTGGGTTTCGGCGTGGACCCCTTCCTGCCTCATCTCCTGGAGGACGAGCAGGGCCAGCTCTCCGACCTGGAGCCCGAGCTGGACTCCCAGAACTGGCAGCACATGGTCAGCCGGGAGCTGGTGGCCAACCTGCCGCAAAAAGAGATCGACCGGCAAGAGGTGATCAACG AGCTCTTTGCCACCGAAGGGTCTCACCTCCGCATCCTCCGAGTCCTCGACCTCCTCTTCTACCAGCGGATGAAGAAGGAGAGCCTGCTGTCCCGGGAAGAGCTGGCACTCCTCTTCCCCAACCTCCCTGACCTGATCGAAATCCACA ATTCTCTCTCCGAATCCATGAAGAAGCTCCGGGAAGAAGGACCAATCATTAAAGAAATTGGGGATCTCATGCTGTCTCGG ttCGATGGTCTGGCCAAAAAGGAAATCCAGGAGGTCGCTGCTGACTTCTGCTCTTACCAATCCATCGCCCTAGAGCTGATCAAAACCAAGCAGCGCAAGGAGACCCGTTTCCAGATCTTCATGCAG GAAGCAGAAAGCAATCCACAGTGCCGGCGCCTGCAGCTTAAGGACTTGATCATCTCCGAAATGCAGCGCCTGACCAAGTACCCGCTGCTGCTGGAGAATATCATCAAGCACACCGAGG CGGGTACCGCAGAGCACGACAAGCTGTGCCGAGCCCGGGACCAGTGTCGGGACATCCTCAAGTACGTGAACGAGGCGGTGAAACGAGCGGAGAACCGGCACCGGCTGGAAGGCTACCAGAAACGCCTGGATGCCACCTCGCTGGAGAGGACCAGCAACCCACTGGCTGCCGAGTTCAAG AGCCTGGACCTCACCTCCCGGCGCATGATCCACGAAGGGCCGCTCACCTGGCGCATCAGCAAGGACAAGACTGTGG aCGTGCACGTGCTGCTCCTCGAGGACCTCttggtgctgctgcagaagcaggacGAGAAACTGGTGCTCAAGTGCCACAGCAAGACGGCGCTGGGCTCTTCGGACAACAAGCAGACCTTCAGCCCTGTCCTCAAGCTCAATTCGGTGCTCATCCGCTCCGTGGCCACAG ATAAACGAGCCCTCTTCATTATCTGCACGTCGGAGTTGGGACCCCAAATCTATGAGCTGGTGGCGCTGACGTCCTCGGAGAAAAACAC GTggatggagctgctggaggaggcggTGCAGAGCGCCACGAGGAATGCCACCTTCCCCCCCAAGCGCCGAACACCGGAGCCCACCCGCACAGCACCCTCCGG CCTGGTGCTGCAGGACCCCGACGTCTCCCCCATCCTCTCCCGAGGCGCCAGCTCTGGAGCGGAGGCAGAGGATGGTTCCTCAG CGGACGACAATCCCCCCATCCTCCTGGGTAGGGAGAAGCCCCCGGCGCTGCTGGAGGAGCCGGTGAACAGCGAGGTGGAGGAAGGCGAGGaagagctgcctgcagccccgcTGCCCGTGGGGAGCGGCGTGGAGGCGGCTGACACCCTCCCAGACGAGCAACCGGGGCCCCCCACGCGTCTGCCGCTCCCGGAGCCCGTCGGTGCGGAGGGGCTGGCCGAGGCGGCGCTGGAGGATG TGGAGAACCTGCGGCTCCTGATCCTGCGGAGGCTGCTGCCCTGCCGCGACGCGGAGCCCGAGGACGACCTGACGCCCACGCCGTCGGTCATCGGGGGTGCTGGCCAGGCCTGGGACGCCGTGCTCTCCAGCCAGGAGTCGGCCCCCCAGGAGGTGCTGCCCGAGCCCCCGAGCGCCGCCGAGGACACGAAGCCCCCGTCGAGCCGGGAGGAGCCGGAGGATCCGCAGCCGGCTGCCGAAGGGCCCAGCAGCTACAAAGTCGTCCGAAAAG GCAACTACTTCTACGTCAGCATGCCCACGGGACTcccccagcccccggccccagcccccgcgccgccccccagccccccacggGGCTCCCCGCAGGAGGCACCCACCCAACCCAGCCCCGCCGAGGGGTCCCCGGACCCCCCAGCTTCCCTCCGTGACGTGGACCTCATCTTCCGCACCATCGAGCAGCTGACGCTGAAGCTCAACAGGCTGAAA GCTGTCGAAACAGCCCACCGGGAGCTGCTGCGGTCCCTGGGGCGCAGCTCCTCAGCCGACGCCACCCCCCCGGGGGGCTCAGCCCCAGAGACGGACGGGTGGTCCCGGCGGCCCCCCAGCCCCGACAGTGACAGCCCCCTCACCCACGCCCTCCGGAGCCTGCAGGGCCCTGCCACCAACACCCCAG GCTCCAGAGCCCCCCTCGCCGAGGACCCTGCTCGCGACACCGGCCTTTAG
- the ARHGEF11 gene encoding rho guanine nucleotide exchange factor 11 isoform X1 translates to MSVRPPQALDSRPGSKRQPHLPRLSSLSSLGDSSSERRSPGHHRQPSDSSETTGLVQRCVIIQKDQHGFGFTVSGDRVVLVQSVRPGGAAMRAGVQEGDRIVKVNGTMVTNSSHLEVVKLIKSGAYVALTLLGSPPPSVGLSSSQQDVSVAGAPRITPACPPPPPPPPLPPPQRITDPKPLQDPEVQKHATQILRNMLRQEEAELQRFYEAYSRNPATEVEEQIEGARRRVSQLQLKILQETGGSMDSGRLCSDSSLAGFRVMEGRLSLDSQDGDSGLESGTERFPSVNEQISLNRNSVFSDHGLDSPRTSPVITARLFQHHRRQGSDTAFAPSVEQGLDRTGRPLIIGPEEDCDPGYFNNECDSLFQDLGKLKSRPAHLGVFLRYIFSQADPSPLLFYLCTDVCQQTTAKDSRVLGKDIWNIFLDRNAPLRVKVSEQLLAEIETRLRNGDDVRAALFEAQEMVMPEIQEQIQDYRTKRTMGLGSLYGENDLLDLDGDPQKERQVAEKQLAQLGDILSKYEEDRSSPMAFALSTYMNHTGIRSREPRVAGTSEKAQSLPDREKWLPFFPKTKKSSGTKKDKDAMEDKKRNPILKYIGKPKISQSTFHVPLSPVEAVKPGNVRNIIQHFENNQHYESQEPGTQRLSTGSFPEDLLESDGSRAEVKLGRSESLKGREEMKKSRKAENVPRSRSDVDMDAAAEATRLHQSASSSASSLSTRSLENPTPPYTPKMGRRSIESPNLGFGVDPFLPHLLEDEQGQLSDLEPELDSQNWQHMVSRELVANLPQKEIDRQEVINELFATEGSHLRILRVLDLLFYQRMKKESLLSREELALLFPNLPDLIEIHNSLSESMKKLREEGPIIKEIGDLMLSRFDGLAKKEIQEVAADFCSYQSIALELIKTKQRKETRFQIFMQEAESNPQCRRLQLKDLIISEMQRLTKYPLLLENIIKHTEAGTAEHDKLCRARDQCRDILKYVNEAVKRAENRHRLEGYQKRLDATSLERTSNPLAAEFKSLDLTSRRMIHEGPLTWRISKDKTVDVHVLLLEDLLVLLQKQDEKLVLKCHSKTALGSSDNKQTFSPVLKLNSVLIRSVATDKRALFIICTSELGPQIYELVALTSSEKNTWMELLEEAVQSATRNATFPPKRRTPEPTRTAPSGLVLQDPDVSPILSRGASSGAEAEDGSSADDNPPILLGREKPPALLEEPVNSEVEEGEEELPAAPLPVGSGVEAADTLPDEQPGPPTRLPLPEPVGAEGLAEAALEDVENLRLLILRRLLPCRDAEPEDDLTPTPSVIGGAGQAWDAVLSSQESAPQEVLPEPPSAAEDTKPPSSREEPEDPQPAAEGPSSYKVVRKAQAEGAKEATPSPGSSQSETELQEGGGANVDGNYFYVSMPTGLPQPPAPAPAPPPSPPRGSPQEAPTQPSPAEGSPDPPASLRDVDLIFRTIEQLTLKLNRLKAVETAHRELLRSLGRSSSADATPPGGSAPETDGWSRRPPSPDSDSPLTHALRSLQGPATNTPGSRAPLAEDPARDTGL, encoded by the exons ATGAGCGTGCGGCCTCCGCAGGCCCTCGACAG CCGACCGGGCAGCAAGAGGCAGCCTCACCTGCCCAG gttAAGCAGCCTGTCTTCCCTGGGTGATTCGTCTTCAGAGCGGAGGTCTCCTGGTCACCACCGCCAGCCCTCCGACTCCTCTGAAACCACAG gtcTGGTCCAGCGCTGCGTCATCATCCAGAAGGACCAGCATGGCTTCGGCTTCACCGTCAGCGGGGACCGCGTCGTCCTGGTGCAGTCGGTGCGGCCAG GGGGGGCAGCCATGAGAGCCGGGGTGCAGGAGGGGGACCGGATAGTGAAG gtGAACGGCACGATGGTGACCAACAGCTCGCACCTCGAAGTGGTGAAGTTAATCAAGT CCGGTGCTTACGTCGCTCTGACCCTCCTGGGCTCTCCCCCTCCTTCAGTGGGGCTCTCCAGTTCTCAGCAAGACGTCAGCGTGGCAGGGGCTCCCCGCATCACCCCCGCGTgtcccccgccgcctcccccacCGCCGCTCCCTCCACCACAGCGCATCACCGACCCCAAACCCCTGCAG GACCCCGAAGTCCAGAAGCACGCGACGCAGATTCTCCGCAACATGCTgcggcaggaggaggcagagttACAG CGCTTCTACGAGGCATACAGCCGAAACCCTGCCACCGAGGTGGAGGAGCAGATCGAGGGAGCGCGCCGGAGGGTCAGCCAGCTGCAGCTCAAAATCCTCCAGGAGACTGGGGGCTCCATG GATTCAGGGCGGCTCTGCAGCGACTCCAGCTTGGCTGGTTTCAGGGTGATGGAAG gtcgCCTCTCCCTGGACTCGCAGGACGGCGACAGCGGGTTGGAGTCTGGGACGGAACGGTTCCCCTCCGTGAACGAG CAGATCTCCCTGAACCGCAACTCCGTCTTCTCTGACCACGGCCTGGACAGCCCACGAACCTCCCCGGTCATCACCGCCCGCCTCTTCCAGCACCATCGCCGGCAGGGCTCCGACACCGCCTTCGCCCCCAGTGTCgagcag GGGTTGGACCGGACAGGACGACCCCTCATCATCGGGCCGGAGGAGGATTGCGACCCAGGATATTTCAATAACGAG TGCGACTCCCTCTTCCAGGACCTGGGCAAGCTGAAATCCCGGCCGGCGCATCTCGGGGTGTTCTTGCGCTACATCTTCTCCCAGGCAGATCCCAGCCCGCTG CTCTTCTACTTATGCACGGACGTTTGCCAGCAGACGACTGCCAAGGATTCACGGGTCTTGGGGAAGGACATCTGGAACATCTTCTTGGACAGGAACGCG cctctccgCGTGAAAGTGTctgagcagctcctggctgAGATCG AGACCCGCCTGCGGAATGGGGACGATGTCCGAGCCGCCCTCTTTGAAGCTCAGGAGATGGTGATGCCCGAGATACAGGAGCAGATCCAGGACTACAG AACAAAGCGCACCATGGGCCTGGGGAGTCTCTATGGGGAGAACGACCTCTTGGACCTGGACGGGGACCCCCAGAAGGAGCGGCAAGTGGCTGAGAAGCAGCTGGCCCAGCTGGGCGACATACT gTCAAAATATGAAGAGGACAGGAG ctCCCCCATGGCCTTTGCCCTCAGCACGTATATGAACCACACAGGCATCCGCAGCCGGGAGCCCCGGGTGGCCGGCACCAGCGAGAAGGCCCAGTCCCTCCCGGACAGGGAAAAGTGGCTGCCCTTCTTCCCCAAGACCAAGAAG AGCAGCGGCACGAAGAAGGACAAGGATGCCATGGAAGACAAGAAGCGCAACCCCATCCTCAAGTACATTGGGAAGCCCAAAATCTCCCAGAGCA catttCATGTCCCTTTGTCCCCTGTTGAAG CAGTCAAACCCGGCAATGTGAGGAATATCATCCAGCACTTTGAGAACAACCAGCATTACGAGAGCCAGGAGCCCGGCACCCAGCGTCTTTCCACCGGCAGCTTCCCCGAGGACCTGCTGGAGTCGGACGG TTCCCGCGCTGAGGTCAAGCTGGGCCGCTCAGAAAGCTTGAAAGGCCGGGAGGAGATGAAGAAATCCCGGAAAGCAGAAAACGTGCCTCGGTCCCGTAGCGACGTGGACATGGATGCCGCAGCCGAGGCCACGAGGCTTCACCAGTCGGCATCATCTTCtgcttccagcctgtccacaag GTCACTGGAAAACCCCACCCCGCCGTACACGCCGAAGATGGGACGCAG GAGCATCGAGTCGCCCAACCTGGGTTTCGGCGTGGACCCCTTCCTGCCTCATCTCCTGGAGGACGAGCAGGGCCAGCTCTCCGACCTGGAGCCCGAGCTGGACTCCCAGAACTGGCAGCACATGGTCAGCCGGGAGCTGGTGGCCAACCTGCCGCAAAAAGAGATCGACCGGCAAGAGGTGATCAACG AGCTCTTTGCCACCGAAGGGTCTCACCTCCGCATCCTCCGAGTCCTCGACCTCCTCTTCTACCAGCGGATGAAGAAGGAGAGCCTGCTGTCCCGGGAAGAGCTGGCACTCCTCTTCCCCAACCTCCCTGACCTGATCGAAATCCACA ATTCTCTCTCCGAATCCATGAAGAAGCTCCGGGAAGAAGGACCAATCATTAAAGAAATTGGGGATCTCATGCTGTCTCGG ttCGATGGTCTGGCCAAAAAGGAAATCCAGGAGGTCGCTGCTGACTTCTGCTCTTACCAATCCATCGCCCTAGAGCTGATCAAAACCAAGCAGCGCAAGGAGACCCGTTTCCAGATCTTCATGCAG GAAGCAGAAAGCAATCCACAGTGCCGGCGCCTGCAGCTTAAGGACTTGATCATCTCCGAAATGCAGCGCCTGACCAAGTACCCGCTGCTGCTGGAGAATATCATCAAGCACACCGAGG CGGGTACCGCAGAGCACGACAAGCTGTGCCGAGCCCGGGACCAGTGTCGGGACATCCTCAAGTACGTGAACGAGGCGGTGAAACGAGCGGAGAACCGGCACCGGCTGGAAGGCTACCAGAAACGCCTGGATGCCACCTCGCTGGAGAGGACCAGCAACCCACTGGCTGCCGAGTTCAAG AGCCTGGACCTCACCTCCCGGCGCATGATCCACGAAGGGCCGCTCACCTGGCGCATCAGCAAGGACAAGACTGTGG aCGTGCACGTGCTGCTCCTCGAGGACCTCttggtgctgctgcagaagcaggacGAGAAACTGGTGCTCAAGTGCCACAGCAAGACGGCGCTGGGCTCTTCGGACAACAAGCAGACCTTCAGCCCTGTCCTCAAGCTCAATTCGGTGCTCATCCGCTCCGTGGCCACAG ATAAACGAGCCCTCTTCATTATCTGCACGTCGGAGTTGGGACCCCAAATCTATGAGCTGGTGGCGCTGACGTCCTCGGAGAAAAACAC GTggatggagctgctggaggaggcggTGCAGAGCGCCACGAGGAATGCCACCTTCCCCCCCAAGCGCCGAACACCGGAGCCCACCCGCACAGCACCCTCCGG CCTGGTGCTGCAGGACCCCGACGTCTCCCCCATCCTCTCCCGAGGCGCCAGCTCTGGAGCGGAGGCAGAGGATGGTTCCTCAG CGGACGACAATCCCCCCATCCTCCTGGGTAGGGAGAAGCCCCCGGCGCTGCTGGAGGAGCCGGTGAACAGCGAGGTGGAGGAAGGCGAGGaagagctgcctgcagccccgcTGCCCGTGGGGAGCGGCGTGGAGGCGGCTGACACCCTCCCAGACGAGCAACCGGGGCCCCCCACGCGTCTGCCGCTCCCGGAGCCCGTCGGTGCGGAGGGGCTGGCCGAGGCGGCGCTGGAGGATG TGGAGAACCTGCGGCTCCTGATCCTGCGGAGGCTGCTGCCCTGCCGCGACGCGGAGCCCGAGGACGACCTGACGCCCACGCCGTCGGTCATCGGGGGTGCTGGCCAGGCCTGGGACGCCGTGCTCTCCAGCCAGGAGTCGGCCCCCCAGGAGGTGCTGCCCGAGCCCCCGAGCGCCGCCGAGGACACGAAGCCCCCGTCGAGCCGGGAGGAGCCGGAGGATCCGCAGCCGGCTGCCGAAGGGCCCAGCAGCTACAAAGTCGTCCGAAAAG CCCAGGCGGAGGGTGCTAAGGAGGCCACGCCCTCACCAGGCAGCAGCCAATCAGAAActgagctgcaggaaggagGCGGAGCTAATGTAGATG GCAACTACTTCTACGTCAGCATGCCCACGGGACTcccccagcccccggccccagcccccgcgccgccccccagccccccacggGGCTCCCCGCAGGAGGCACCCACCCAACCCAGCCCCGCCGAGGGGTCCCCGGACCCCCCAGCTTCCCTCCGTGACGTGGACCTCATCTTCCGCACCATCGAGCAGCTGACGCTGAAGCTCAACAGGCTGAAA GCTGTCGAAACAGCCCACCGGGAGCTGCTGCGGTCCCTGGGGCGCAGCTCCTCAGCCGACGCCACCCCCCCGGGGGGCTCAGCCCCAGAGACGGACGGGTGGTCCCGGCGGCCCCCCAGCCCCGACAGTGACAGCCCCCTCACCCACGCCCTCCGGAGCCTGCAGGGCCCTGCCACCAACACCCCAG GCTCCAGAGCCCCCCTCGCCGAGGACCCTGCTCGCGACACCGGCCTTTAG